Within the Streptomyces sp. NBC_00554 genome, the region CGAGTCGGGGGGACCGATCATCACGCCGCCGCAGAGCGTTGCGATGTCCCGCCCGGTGGCCCGCTCGACCTCGTCGTACAGCTCGTACGCGCGGAGCAGCAGGGGTACGTACGCCGGGTCCTCGAAGTAGGACTGGCGTGTGATCCGCGAACCGCCGTGACTGGAGCCGCGGTTGTGGACCGGCCCGAACTTCTCCAGGCCGAGCACGCGGGCGCCGCGCGCGGAGAGGTGGTGGGCGGCGGCGCTGCCCATACCGCCGAGACCGATCACGATCACGTCGTAAGTCGGGGACACGGAAAGCCTCCTGAGGGTGTGTCAGCGGCAGACTGTGGCTGCGGCAGCTGTGTCAGCGGCGGATGCGGGTCATCTTCGGGTCGAAGAGCGGCTCGTCGGCGACGGTCGCGGCGACCTTCTCGCCGAAGTACTCGATGTGCACACCCGTGCCGCTCGCGAGCGCAGGCAGCCAGGCGTACGCGACGCAGCGGCCCAGCGTGTAGCCGTACGAGGCGCTGGTCACGTAGCCGGCCGGGGCGCCGTCGACGAACACGGGCTCCTTGCCGAGGACCACGGAGGCCGGGTCGTCGAGGAGGAGGGGGGTGAGCCTGCGCTCCGGCTCCGCTGTGGCCAGACCCTGCAGTGCCTCCTGGCCGACGAACCCGTCCTTGTCCATGCGGACGGCGAAACCGACGCCCGCCTCGTACGGGTTGTGCTCGTCCGTCATGTCGACGCCCCAGGCGCGGTAACCCTTCTCCAGGCGAAGGGAGTTGAAGGCGGAGCGCCCGGCCGCGATCACGCCGTGTTCCTCTCCCGCCTCCCACAACGTGTCCCAGAGCCGGAGTCCGAGGTCGGCGCTTGTGTACAACTCCCAGCCCAGTTCGCCGACATAGGACAGGCGCATCGCCGTCACCGGGACGTGCCCGAGGTAGGTCTCCTTCGCGCGGAAGTAGCCGAAGCCCTCGTGGGAGAAGTCGTCGCGGGTCAGCGGCTGGACGAGGTCGCGGGCGAGCGGGCCCCAGACGCCGATGCAGCAGGTGCCGGAGGTGATGTCCTTCAAGTGCACGTCTTCGGGGGCGTGCCTGAGGAGCCAGTCCAGGTCGGTGGGGGAGTTGGCGCCCACCTGGAAGCGGTCGGGGGCGAGGCGCGCGACCGTGAGGTCGGAGCGTACGCCGCCGGTCTCGTCCAGGAGCAAGGTGTAGGTGACCGCGCCGGGCTTCTTGCGGAGGTTGTTGGTGGTCATGCGCTGGAGGAAGCCGAGGGCACCGGGGCCGGTGACCTCGAGGCGGCGCAGCGGGGTCATGTCGTACAGCGCGACCTTCTCGCGGGTCGCCTTCGCCTCGGCGGCCGCGATGGGCGACCAGTAGCGGGCCGACCAGGCGTCGCGCTCGGGCAGGGGGTCGAGCGCGTCGACGAGCGGGGCGTTCGCCTCGTACCAGTGCGGGCGCTCCCAGCCGCCGCCCTCCAGGAAGTGCGCGCCGAGTTCCTGCTGCCGGGCGTAGAAGGGGCTGACGCGCAGCGGACGGGGCTGCTCCATCGGCTGGAGGGGGTGCAGGACGTCGTACACCTCGACGAACTGCTGTGAACCGCGTTCACGGATGTACGACGGTGAACGCTGCGCTTCCTCGAAACGCGTGAGGTCGCATTCGTGCAGGTCGATGGAGGCGCGGCCGTCGACCATCCACTCGGCGACCGCCTTGGCGACGCCCGCGGAGTGGGTGACCCATACGGCCTCGGCCAGCCAGAAGCCGCGCAGTTTCCGCGACTCCCCGAGGACGGGCATGCCGTCGGGAGTGAAGGAGAAGACGCCGTTGAATCCCTCCTCGATCTCCGTCTCGCGCAGGGCCGGCATCAGATCGCGGCAGTCGTCCCAGCTCGGCGCCCAGTCCTCCTCGGTGAAGGGGAAGGAGGACGGCATCTCCATGTCGTTCGCGCGCGCCTCGTCGTACGGGAGGATCGCGAACGGGTCGACGGGGAGCGGCTTGTGGGCGTAACTGCCGATGCCGATGCGGTCGTGGTGCTCGCGGAAGTAGAGGTCGCGGTCCTGGAAGCGGAGGATGGGCTTCGAGGCTTCCGTCTCCGCTCCGGCCAGCTCGGGGAGCTGCTTCGTCTTCGCGTACTGGTGTGCGAGCGGTTGCAGCGGGACCTCGACTCCGGCCATACGGCCGATGACCGGGCCCCAGAAACCGGCGGCGGAGACGACATGGTCGGCGGGGAAGGAGCCTCGGTCGGTGACGACGGCGGTGACCCGTCCGTCCTCCTGCTCGATGCCGGTGACCGTGTGGCGGTCCAGGAAGCGGGCGCCCTTTTCGACGGCGCGTGCCATCTGGGCGCGGGACGCGAGGACGGCGCGGGCCAGGCCGTCGTCGGGCGTGTGGAAGCCGCCGAGGACGGTCGACTCGTCGATGAGCGGCCAGAGTTCCTTGCAGCGGGCCGCGCTGACGATCTCGCCGCGCACGCCCCAGGAGGCGGCGTAACCGGCCTTGCGGTGCAGATCGGCCAGGCGCTCCGGCGTGGTCGCGAGCTCCAGGCCGCCGACCTGGTTGAAGCAGGAAACCCCGTCCACCTGGAGGGAGTTGAACTTCTCGACCGTGTAGCGGGCGAACGCTGTGAGCGTCTTGGACGGGCTCGTCTGGAACACCAGTCCTGGCGCGTGCGAGGTGGAGCCGCCCGGGGCGGGCAGCGGCCCCTGTTCGAGAACGGTGACGTCGGTCCAGCCGCGGGAGGTCAGCTCGTCGGCGAGCGAACAGCCGACGATGCCGGCGCCCACGATGACCACGCGGGGATGGGTTTCGGGTGTGCTGGACATGCCCCTCCTTGCCGGGGTGGGGAGCGAACGCGCTCAGGGCCTGGGGACGTTGGGCCGCTCGGCGGCGACGGTGGTGTCCTCGCCGTGTCCGGTGCGGACGACCGTGTTGCCGGGGAGGGTGAGCAGCCGGTTGCGGATGGAGGCCTCGATGGTGGGCCGGTCGGAGTAGGAGCGGCCGGTCGCGCCGGGGCCGCCGTGGAAGAGGGTGTCCCCGGTGAAGACCGTGTCCAGGAACGGAACGTAGAGCGAGCAACTGCCCCAGGTGTGGCCCGGGTTGTGGATCACCTGGAGTTCGATGCCGGCGACGGTGATGCGTTGGCCGTCGGTCAGCTCGCCGTCCGGCTTGCGGTCGGGATGCGTGGCGGCCCACAGTTCATGGTCCGCGGGATGCAACAGGACGGGTGCACCGGTGAGTTCGGCGAGTTCGACGGCCGCGTCGATGTGGTCGTCGTGCGCGTGGGTGCAGACGATCGCGGCCACCGCACGGCCCGCGACGGCCTGGTGGATCGTACGGGCGTCATGGGCGGCGTCGACGATCAGCACCTCTTCGTCGTCGCCGAGCAGCCAGACGTTGTTGTCGACGTCGAAGGTGTCACCGTCGAGGTTGAACGTGCCGGAGGTGACGACGCGTTGGACTCGCACGCGGTGGCTCTGTCGAGTGCTGTGCGTGGTCACAGGACCACCACCGAACGCAGTACCTCGCCCCGGTGCATCTTCGCGAACGCCTCCTCGACCTGATCGAGCGAGATGGTCTCGCTGACGAAGGCGTTGAGGTCCAGCAGACCGTAGAGGTACTGGTCGATGAGGAACGGGAAGTC harbors:
- a CDS encoding FAD-dependent oxidoreductase codes for the protein MSSTPETHPRVVIVGAGIVGCSLADELTSRGWTDVTVLEQGPLPAPGGSTSHAPGLVFQTSPSKTLTAFARYTVEKFNSLQVDGVSCFNQVGGLELATTPERLADLHRKAGYAASWGVRGEIVSAARCKELWPLIDESTVLGGFHTPDDGLARAVLASRAQMARAVEKGARFLDRHTVTGIEQEDGRVTAVVTDRGSFPADHVVSAAGFWGPVIGRMAGVEVPLQPLAHQYAKTKQLPELAGAETEASKPILRFQDRDLYFREHHDRIGIGSYAHKPLPVDPFAILPYDEARANDMEMPSSFPFTEEDWAPSWDDCRDLMPALRETEIEEGFNGVFSFTPDGMPVLGESRKLRGFWLAEAVWVTHSAGVAKAVAEWMVDGRASIDLHECDLTRFEEAQRSPSYIRERGSQQFVEVYDVLHPLQPMEQPRPLRVSPFYARQQELGAHFLEGGGWERPHWYEANAPLVDALDPLPERDAWSARYWSPIAAAEAKATREKVALYDMTPLRRLEVTGPGALGFLQRMTTNNLRKKPGAVTYTLLLDETGGVRSDLTVARLAPDRFQVGANSPTDLDWLLRHAPEDVHLKDITSGTCCIGVWGPLARDLVQPLTRDDFSHEGFGYFRAKETYLGHVPVTAMRLSYVGELGWELYTSADLGLRLWDTLWEAGEEHGVIAAGRSAFNSLRLEKGYRAWGVDMTDEHNPYEAGVGFAVRMDKDGFVGQEALQGLATAEPERRLTPLLLDDPASVVLGKEPVFVDGAPAGYVTSASYGYTLGRCVAYAWLPALASGTGVHIEYFGEKVAATVADEPLFDPKMTRIRR
- a CDS encoding MBL fold metallo-hydrolase, with protein sequence MRVQRVVTSGTFNLDGDTFDVDNNVWLLGDDEEVLIVDAAHDARTIHQAVAGRAVAAIVCTHAHDDHIDAAVELAELTGAPVLLHPADHELWAATHPDRKPDGELTDGQRITVAGIELQVIHNPGHTWGSCSLYVPFLDTVFTGDTLFHGGPGATGRSYSDRPTIEASIRNRLLTLPGNTVVRTGHGEDTTVAAERPNVPRP